A window of Colletes latitarsis isolate SP2378_abdomen chromosome 11, iyColLati1, whole genome shotgun sequence genomic DNA:
GGTAACTCAAGGTCAAAGAACGAAATACAAAAAAAGAAACCCATGTACTGCGCGGGAAAAACCACGAACAACAACAAACCGTAGAAACCCATAGATCCATATCGACCGACGTTAAGACCAACAATTCCCAATAGATGTGACGGGTTACACCTGGTGTGCTGTGACGAGAGTACCGATGTGCCACGGAAAATTTATAGATTCGACGTGAAACGATACAAGACAATAGCAGAAAAATTACGGCGATGGATTTTATACCCTCGGTATGGTACGTATCTCCTGTTAAGAAGTTCGACACCGCCAGCTGATATTCTTTTACGTATATCTGGGTATATTTTTTCCAATTCTTTATTTGCTCTTTCAATGCGAGGACATTGAATCGAATACCGTAATATCGAAGCatcgaaaagaaatatttaaaatttctatgtGCATAACGTGGAAGAATAGATGGGATGAAATATTGATGGGTGTGTAAAGCAGAGTAGAAAACATTATACCTTTGTTTATTAATATCTCAAACGAACGCCACgggattatttaaaaaaacagcGTAATTGTGTTGCCTATGCGTTTGCGTAACAGCTATAAACAAAATAGACTATACTGTGCTTCTCAGGCGTCCAACTTACACTGTTTTTGCACGTTATCCCTTGGCGATGAACGTCGAGAAAGCTGTATTCAGTGTTATTATTGCGATatttctaaaatgtttatcatcgACGCGGACGTAACATTGTGTTATTATCGTTGCCGGTACAGAGTACGAGACCAACGATCGCGCATGCAAAGTGATTCCTTCGAAGCTACAAAAGCGAAAGCCAACATGTAAGTTGTTTGCTCGCGTGTGTTTCGATCGCGCCACCTCGAAGCACCAAAGCAACAGCGCCCTCCCGTAGAGAATCAGATAACCAACTCCTAGCGATCGAAAAAATTACTATGGTACCTTTGGCGTTGGGTAATATCATCTTCTCTTTCGTGTCGGCGTGTTTCAACTGATCTGTCTTAAAAGACTCCACATCGTGGATTAAATCAGAATGCCGTCTCTCTTGTCGCACGTCTACATACAATATTACCACTGTTATAATCTCGTCGGATATATTAGGTTATTCGTTAGACGCGGTGTCACGACGTCAATATAGTTTTAAATGCGAGGAGCACGTTTACGTGagaacaaaaaaagaaatgtacTTTTGCAAACGGAAACTGAACGATTAAAAACAAAAGCAAAGCAAGGTTATGTACCTTCGGCGGAAGGTAAAACGTTCTTTTCGGCGGTTGCAGCTTTCTTCATGCAACCATGATTGAAACCCTCCAGTTCGCTTTTCAAGTCTAAGGCTACTTTTGGCAGGTCTTTCAACGACGGACTCGACATGGTGGCTGTGTTGTACTCCTCAATCTAGAACAAAAAAATAACCAATTGTCACTGCCGATACAAATATTTGGTAAAATTGCTTCGATCCTTGGACGAGAATAACTTTTCAGTTTCTTTTTAGCAGCTTCTTCGTGGAACCATATTTAATAGTCTCTCTAGGGATATCCTTGACATTCGTAATTTCGTTACGAATCAAATTTTATTGTCTAAAGGGGATATCGTATCTACCTAGCTTTTTAACACCTTTTCTATGACTCAGCTCCTTAAAAAATcactaaaatttaaattacaagcTTTATCGTATCATTTGAGATTAAAAATCGTAACTGGAAAACTAACGCGTCGGATATGTTTATAAAGAAACTCGTAACAGCTATGGCGCCGATATAACCTCAAAACCCGTTCGTTGATCCTTTGCGAATAATTCCCAAACAATCCACTTTTCAGCTACAATTACTTAACTATCTCTCCATGGAATTTCAAGATCCGAAATTCTGGACACGTGTACACTATACATGCAATACATAATACCTAACAGACTTTTTAACTTATGTTTACCGATCAACAGTTTTTATCGACAGATTTATTAATATGTGCGACGATCATCCCTAACAAATTAACGACAAACTGAATCTTAACCGATTCAAAGGAAAATTTAACTGTTACGAGATTTTGTAGCGTATTGCGTATACCGATATTTGCGATTCAATGATAATAAATGTTCTTTTTTGATACTTTGCAAACCGCAAGAGTTTCCGCTTTGCTCGcccgagatacggaggggggaaaaaattaCTTGGA
This region includes:
- the Cib gene encoding thymosin beta cib isoform X3, with product MSSPSLKDLPKVALDLKSELEGFNHGCMKKAATAEKNVLPSAEDVRQERRHSDLIHDVESFKTDQLKHADTKEKMILPNAKAIQQEKGKQQLISGIENFDPAKLKHAETLEKNVLPTKEAIDAEKIAA